GCGGGTGAGGTCATCGACGACTACCTCGCGCGGGCCGACGCGCTGATGACGGCGACCCAGGAGGGGCGGGCGTTCGAGGGGGCGTTCGCGCTGCTGCGCGACGACGGGCTGGTGACCCAGCTGCGTGAGGACCTCAACGCGCTGCTCGAGCACCCGCTGTCGCACGGGATCCTCGGGGAGGCCGACCGGGCCGAGCTGCGGGGGACCGTCAAGCTGGTGCGCGACGGCCTCGACCGGGTGCTGGCCCAGCGCAGCCGGGTGACGGCCACGCTCAAGGAGTACATCGTCTCCCACGACGCCGCGCGCGACCGGGAGCTGGAGCAGACGCTGCGCCAGGTCGAGTCCGAGCTGATGACGTGGATGTCGACGACCGGGCCGCGGGCGACCCACGAGGTCTCGCTCCTGCCGAGCCGGGTCAACGTCGACCACCTGCGCGAGCGGTTCCACGACCCGGCCGACGACGTGCTGCCGGCGCCGATCACGGCCGCCGACCCGGCCGAGGCGCCGACGCTCTCGCTCGCGGAGCTGATGGCCCAGGGCGGCCCCCAGCTGGGCTCGCTGCGCCAGCGGCTCGACGACGCGCTCGGCGACCTGCTGCCGGCCGGCTCTCTCGGGGAGCTGTTCGAGGCGCTCGAGCCGTCGCTGCGCCGCCCGGTCGAGATCTTCGGCCTGCTGCACCTCGCGGCCGACCGCGAGTGGGAGACCGAGGACGAGCTCGAGTCGTTCGCCGCCGTACGCCCCGACGGGTCGCGCCGCACGTTCGCCGTGCCGCGCACGCCCCTTCCGGATCCCGACCTCGAGAACACCCGAGAGGAGTCCCGCCGGTGAGTGTCGAGCTGGACGAGCCGACCGCTGAGAGCAGCGACAGCGACGAGATCAACGACTTCGACGACCTCGACGAGGTCGCCGACGAGACCTCGGTGTCCCTGTTCGAGGGCGACGAGGGTGGGCTGGAGTACGCGCAGCGGCACGCACTCGTCACCCTGCTCAAGCAGCGGTTCATCAGCGCCCGCACCCACCCGCGCGACTGGCAGGTGCTGGTCGAGAACGAGCGGGTGATCCGCTCGCGCCTCAACGATCTGTTCCTCGACCTCCAGGTCGACCCGACCCGCGAGGTCGCGTGGAAGCGACAGGCCACCTCCGAGACGGCCAGCCGGTTCCCTACCCTGCTCCACGACACCTCGTGGTCGCGCGAGGAGACCCTCGTGCTGGTCCACCTGCGCGACCGGCTGCGAGCGGGGCTGGCCAGCGGCGACGCCCGGGTCTACATCGACCGCGAGGACATCGTCGAGTACGTCGCCAGCTTCCGTCCCGGCCACGCCACCGACGAGGCGGGCGACGAGAAGCGGGCCCGCAACGCCGTGGTCAGCGTGGTGAAGGCCGGCCTGCTCATCGGCTCGGCCGCCGACGACCGCTACGAGATCAGCGAGGCCGTCGAGCCGCTGCTGCCGCTCGAGCTGCTCCAGGAGCTGCTCGAGGCGCTGCAGAAGGCCAACGGCTCCGAGCCGGAGCCGGAGCCCCGCGACGACGACCTGTTCGAGGAGGAGGACGCCTGATGTCCGTCGACGAGATGGAGCAGGTCGAGGGCACCGACGGCCTCTTCGACAAGGAGGTCGTCGCGACGCCGGCCGACGACACCGTCCAGTGGCGCGCTGTGCTGCTGCAGCTGGTCAACTGGGGCGGCTTCGGCGGCCTGACCACGGTCCCGCTGCGGGGCGACGCGACGATGATCTCCGGCGCCTCGGGTGTCGGCAAGAGCACCATCCTCGACGCCTACACGGCGCTGATGATGCCCTCCGACACGAAGTTCAACGGCGCCTCCAACGACGCCGTCGCGGGCCGCGCCCGCAGCGCGGGCCAGCGCAACCTGCTGTCCTACCTGCGCGGTGCCGTCGACGTCGTCGACAACCCCAGGACCGGGCGGCCCGAGGAGAAGCTGCTGCGCGGCAAGGGCTCCGACACGTGGGGCGCGGTCGCGATGACCTTCGTCAACGACCAGGGCGGCCGGTTCACCGCGCTGCGCACCTACTACGTCCCGCGGCGCGCCGCGCGCTCCGGCGAGGTGCAGATGCAGCTCGCCACCCACGAGGGCGCGTTGTCGCTGGAGACGCTGGAGGTCGCCGTGCCCGAGCGCTTCCACGCCAACACCCTCAAGAAGCTGTTCCCCGGCATCCGCGTGCACCGCACGTACGCCGAGTTCGCGGCCGTGCTGCACGCGCGTCTCGGCATCGGTGCCAACGGCGACGGCTCCAAGGCGCTGCGCCTGCTGGCCCGGATCCAGGCCGGCAACCAGGTCCGCAGCGTCGACGAGCTCTACAAGGACATGGTGCTCGAGCGGCCGTCGACCTACGCCGCCGCGGACCGGGCGATCGAGCACTTCGACGACCTCGACGCGTCGTACACCGCGATGCGCACCGAGGAGCAGAAGCTCGAGCTGCTCGAGCCGATCACCGACCTCCACGAGCGCAAGGTCGCGGCGACCAAGCGGCTCGCCGAGCTCGACTCGTACGGCGTCACGCTGTCCGGCGACACCCCGCTGCGGCTGTGGCTGCTGCGCACCCACCTGCGGCTGATCGAGGCCGCCGTCGCGGGCAACCGCGACTCCCGGCAGGGCACCGTCGAGGCACTCACCGCCACGCGGTCCGCCGAGACCACGCTCGCCGGTGACCTCGAGGCGGCGAAGGAGGCGCACCGCGCAGCCGGCGGCGGCGACCTGCAGGCGCTCGCCGCGCAGGCCGAGCACGAGCGGGTGATCCGCGAGGAGCGCGCCAACCGGCTCGCCGAGCTCGAGGAGCGGGTCTACCCGCTGGTCGGGCTCACCGACGCCGACGCCCCCGACCTCGAGTCCGCGCTCGACTCGGCGACCGCGTTCGCCGAGCTGCAGCTGCTGGCCCGCAAGCGGCTCACCGCCGGCGAGGCCGAGCAGGCCACGCTGCGCGCCGAGCGCGACCGGGTGCGCGACGCGCTGGTGCCGCTGAAGAACGAGCAGGCCGTGCTCAAGCGCGAGCGGGCCTCGATGGAGAACCGCAACGGCCGGGTGCCGTCGTACCTCCACGACCTGCGGGCCGCCGTCGCCGACGCGAGCGGCCTGTCGGTCGACGAGCTGCCGTTCGTGGCGGAGCTGATCGACCTCGCGCCCGAGGAGGCGCGCTGGCGCACCGCGATCGAGACCGTGCTGGGCGGGACCGCGCGGATGATGCTGGTGCCGATCGGTCGCCTGGCCGAGTTCTCCAGCGCGATCGACGGCCTGCGCCTGCCCGGCCGGCTGACCTTCCAGGGGGTCGAGCTCGACCTGCCCGAGACCGGCCCGGCCGACCCCGAGCGGGTCGCCGGCAAGCTGCTGTTCAAGGACTCGCCGTTCTCCGGCTGGGTCCAGCAGCACGTCGAGGAGCCGTCCCGCAACGCCTTCTGCGTCGAGAGCGCCGCGGAGCTCGACGGGCCCGGGTTCCGGGTCACCGCCGCCGGCCAGACCCGCAACGGCGACCGCGGCACCCACGGGCGCAGTGACCACCGCAACATCATCGGCTTCTCCAACGAGGACGCGATCGCCGAGATCGACGGCCAGCTCGCGGAGCTCGAGCGCAGGATGGAGCAGGTCGACGCCCAGCTCGCCGAGCTCGACCGCCGCGGCCGGCTGCTGGAGCAGCAGCGCAAGGCGTACGACGCCATCGCGATGGTCCGCTTCGACGACGTCGACGTCGCGGGCAGCGACCGGCGCATCGCCGAGCTGGAGCAGCGTCGCACCGACATCCTCACCTCCGACGACCAGCTCAAGGTGCTCCAGGCGCAGATCGACGACCTCGTCCACCGCCTCGACGACGCGCGGCAGGAGAGGTTCGCGCTCGAGCAGAAGCAGCGCGAGCTCAACTCCGGCCACAGCGAGCTCGTCGACTCCGAGGACCTGGTCAAGGACCGACTCGAGGCGATGGAGAGGAGCGGGACGGTCGAGCTGAGCGAGGAGCAGGAGGCCGCGCTGGCCGCCGACTTCGCCGCGGCCGCCGCCCCCGCGGACCCCGAGGACCTCGACCGGTTCGCCGACAACTCGCACCGGCTGGGGGAGCGGCTGCGCACCGCCGTCGCGGACGCCGAGGCCGAGATGCGGCGCTGCGACGACGACCTGGCGCTGATCTTCAAGCACTACAAGTTCCAGTGGGACTCGCCCAACCTCGGCGCCACCTCCGACTCGTACGCCGACTACGCCCGGATCCTCGACGACATCCGCGGCACCGGCCTCGCCGAGCGCCGCGCGGAGTGGCGTCGCCGGCTCACCGAGTGGAGCGGCCAGGACCTGGTCCCGCTGCTCGGCGCGATGTCGTCCTCGGTCGAGGAGATCGAGGACCGGCTCGAGCCGATCAACGCGATCCTGCGCCGTCTCGAGTTCGGTGCCGAGGGCGACCGGCTCCGGATCCGGCTGCGGCGGCTGGCGCCCGCCCACGTGCAGGTCTTCCTCAAGGACCTGCGGGCCCTGTCGTCCGGCGTGAGCGGCGAGCTCGACGAGGCCGGGCTGGAGAAGAGGTTCACCGACCTCAGCCGGTTCATGCAGCAGCTGCGCAAGCCGGCCCAGTCCGGCGACGGCCCGGCCCTCACCACCGACCGCGACCGGCTGCTCGACGTGCGCCGGCACGTGGAGATCAGCGCCGAGCGCTACGACCACCTCACCGGCGAGCTGCGGGCGACGTACCGCACGCTGGGGGAGAAGTCCGGCGGCGAGAGCCAGGAGCTGGTGGCGTTCATCGTCGGCTCCGCGCTGCGCTTCCGGCTGGGCGACGAGATGCGCTCGCGGCCGCGGTTCGCGCCGGTGTTCCTCGACGAGGGCTTCGTCAAGGCCGACTCGGAGTTCGCGGGTCGTGCGGTGCAGGCGTGGAAGGGCCTCGGGTTCCAGCTGATCATCGGCGTACCGCTCGACAAGGTGACCGGCCTCGAGCCCCACATGGACGAGCTGCTGGCGATCACCAAGAACACCACGACCCACCAGTCGTGGATCACGCCGATCACCAACGCGGAGCCGGCCGACGCCTGATCGTCAGGGCTTGTCGCCCTGCAGGTCGGTGAAGCGGACGCCGCTCGGGCTGGCGACGGTGAGCCAGGCGCCGTTGTCGCTCGGCAGCGGCCGGCCGGCGATGGCGGTGCACCCGGCCGGCTGCTCACCGCAGAGCCGGGCCACCACGGCGCCGTCGAGGTCGCCGACGTCGAACGGCTTGCGGGCCGAGAAGCCGGGCCCGCCCTCCGTCAGCGCCGCCCCGTCCCACAGCAGCGTCCGCGGCCCGTCCTCGCCGGGAACCGTGAGCACGGCCTGGACCTGGAGCAGGATCACCTCGAGCACCTGCGGGGAGCCGGTCTCCTTCACCAGCGCCTCGGTCATCGCGTGGGTGGCGGCGGTCGAGAACAGGTCGACGTCGCCGCTCCCGTTGCCGGTCCCGTCGACGTGGACCTCGGTGCGGGTGGTGGTCGTGGTCGTCGACGACGAGCTGTCGTCGTCGAGCGCGTTCACGACCAGGGCGGTGATGCCGATGCCGGCGCCGCCGAGCACGACGAGCACTCCGACCACGAGCATCCCGATCCGTCCGCGGAGCCGGCGGCGCTCAGCGCCGGCGTCGTACGTCGGGTAGGTCGCGCTGCCGTAGGGACGGTGCGTGGGCAGCGGGGGCGGCGGTGGTGGAGGCGGCGGGGGGCTGCCGTCGCCGGGTGCGTCGTAGGGGCGCCACTGGTCGCTCACGGGCCGATCCTAGGGACCCGAGCCCGGTGAGGAGCAGGAGCATCGCCAGGAGCCGGGCGAGCATCGTCATCGCAGAGTCCCTCCTTCGGGCGGGACGCTACGGCGCGGGCGCCCGGCACCGGACCGGGATGATCGGCGAACCTCTACCTTCGCCGGCCGCGGCTGCGTGTCGGGCTCACTCCCCGTGGTACGACATCACGTGCTTGACCCGGGTGTAGTCCTCGAGCCCGTACATCGACAGGTCCTTGCCGTAGCCCGAGTGCTTGAAGCCGCCGTGCGGCATCTCGGACACGAACGGGATGTGGGTGTTGATCCAGACCACGCCGAAGTCGAGGCGCTTGGACATCCGCAGTGCGCGAGCGTGGTCCTTGGTCCACACCGAGGAGGACAGGCCGTACTGCACGTCGTTGGCGAAGCGGACGGCCTCGGCCTCGTCGGAGAACCGCTGGACGGTGATGACCGGGCCGAAGATCTCGTTCTGGACGACCTCGTCGTCCTGACGCAGGCCCGAGACGACGGTGGCGTCGTAGAAGTAGCCACCCTCGCCCCCGGCGACGGTGGGCCGGGTGCCGCCGGCCTCGATCCGTGCGTGGTCGGGGAGCCGGTCGACCATGCCCGCGACGCGCGCCAGCTGGTCGGGGTTGTTGAGGGCGCCGTAGGCGACGTCGGGGTCGTCGGGCAGGCCGGTGCGCGTCTTCCGGGCCTGCTCGGCCAGGGCGGCGACGAGGTCGTCGTGGATGCCGGCGCCGGCGAGGACGCGGGTGGCGGCGGTGCAGTCCTGGCCCGCGTTGAAGTAGCCCGCGCCGGCGATCGCCGCAGCGGCCGCCTCGACGTCGGCGTCGTCGAAGACCACGACCGGGGCCTTGCCGCCGAGCTCGAGGTGGACCCGCTTGAGGTCGGTCGCGGCCGAGGCGGCGACCTCCATGCCGGCGCGCACCGACCCGGTGATCGCGACCAGCTGCGGCGTCTTGTGCTCGACCAGCGCGCGCCCGGCGCTGCGGTCGCCACAGACCACGTTGAGCACGCCCGCGGGCAGGAACTCCGCCGCCACCTCGGCGAGCAGCACCGTGCTGGCCGGGGTCGTGTCGCTCGGCTTGAGCACGATCGTGTTGCCGGCGGCCAGGGCCGGGGCGATCTTCCAGATCGCCATCATCAGCGGGTAGTTCCACGGCGTCACCTGGCCGACGACGCCGATCGGCTCGCGGCGGATCCACGAGGTGTGGTCCTTGAGGTACTCGCCCGCGCTCTTGCCCTCGAGGACGCGAGCGGCGCCGGCGAAGAAGCGGAACTCGTCGACGCTCGGCGGCATCTCCTCGTCGGTGGTGATGCCGATCGGCTTGCCGGTGTTCTCGCACTCGGCCCGCACGAAGTCGTCGGCCCGGTCCTCGATCGCCTGCGCGATGCGCAGCAGCGCCTCCTGCCGCTCCTTCGGGGTGGTCTCGCCCCAGGTCTCGAACGCCCGCTCGGCGGCACGCATCGCACGGTCGACGTCCTCCGCGTCGCTGGCGGGGGCGGTCGTGTAGGCCCGGCCGGTCGCCGGGTTCACGACGTCGTAGGTGGCTGCGGAGGCGGCGTCGACGGACGCGCCGTCGATGAAGTTGCGCAAGGGGGTCATGGCTCGGCAGCGTAACCAGACTGCCCGTCGTGCGAAAGCCCACGAGCAACGAAATCCGTTGCAAACCTGCCAAACAGCCACTGATTCACTTGCTGTTTCGGCGAATGGGAGTCAAGATGGTCGGGTGGTAGACGCAACGGCGCATGACGCCCTCCAGAAGTCCGCGCGGGAGCACCTGTGGATGCACTTCACCCGCATGTCGTCGTACGACACGGCCGACGTGCCGATCATCGTGCGCGGTGACGGTGCCTACGTGTGGGACGCCCAGGGACGCAAGTACCTCGACGCCCTCGGTGGTCTCTTCGTGAGCCAGCTCGGCCACGGGCGCACCGACCTCGCCGAGGTGGCGGCCAAGCAGGCCTCCGAGCTCGCCTTCTTCCCGCTGTGGTCCTACGCCCACCCGACGGCCATCGAGCTCGCGGAGAAGATCGCGGGCTACGCGCCCGGCGACCTCAACCGGGTGTTCTTCACCTCCGGTGGCGGCGAGGCGGTCGAGTCCGCCTGGAAGCTCGCCAAGAACTACTTCAAGCTCGTCGGGAAGCCGGGCAAGCACAAGGTCATCAGCCGCGCCATCGCGTATCACGGCACCACCCAGGGTGCGTTGTCCATCACCGGCCTGCCGGGCCTCAAGGCCCCGTTCGAGCCGCTCGTGCCCTCGACCTTCCGGGTGCCGAACACCAACGCCTACCGGGCCTCCGAGATCACCGGTGGCTTCCTCGACGGCTCCGACCCCGAGGCCTTCGGCCGCTGGGCCGCCGACCAGATCGCCGTCGCCATCGAGAACGAGGGCGCCGACACGGTCGCCGCCGTCTTCCTCGAGCCGGTCCAGAACGCCGGCGGCTGCTTCCCGCCGCCGCCCGGATACTTCCAGCGGGTGCGCGAGATCTGCGACCAGTACGACGTGCTGCTGGTCTCCGACGAGGTCATCTGCGCCTACGGCCGCCTGGGCCACATGTTCGGTGCCGAGCGCTACGGCTACCAGCCCGACATCATCACCTCGGCCAAGGGCCTCACCTCCGGCTACTCGCCGCTCGGCACGATGATCGCCAGCGACCGGGTCTACGAGCCGTTCGCCCACGGCACCGAGACCTTCCTGCACGGCTACACCTTCGGCGGCCACCCGGTCTCCACGGCGGTGGCGCTGAAGAACATGGAGATCTTCGAGGACGAGAAGATCAACGAGGGCGTCCGCGAGCGCGAGGGTGCCTTCCGCGGCACCCTGGAGAAGCTGCTCGACCTGCCCATCGTCGGCGACGTCCGCGGCGACGGCTTCTTCTACGGCATCGAGCTCGTCAAGGACAAGGCCACCAAGGAGACCTTCGACGAGGACGAGTCCGAGCGCCTGCTGCGCGGCTTCCTCTCCAAGGCCCTGTACGACGCCGGCCTCTACTGCCGTGCCGACGACCGGGGCGACCCGGTCATCCAGCTCTCGCCGCCGCTGATCTGCGGCCAGGAGCACTTCGACGAGATGGAGCAGAAGCTCCGCGCCGTCCTCACCGAGGCGGCGGGGCTGCTGTAACCGCGGGGACGCGCAGCAGCGCTGCCACCACACAGGCGGCGGTCGGGGACGGTGGGGGTCCCGGCCGCCGCTTCGTCATGCCTGGCTCGGGCTGTTCGAGGAGCTCAGGAGCTGTTCGAGGAGCTCAGGAGGCGGCCGCGCGGCGGCGGGTGAGCAGCATGTTGGTGAGCACCAGGAACAGTGAGATCAAGAACATGACCGTGCCGACCACGTTGACCTGCATCGGGATGCCGCGCTGGGCGACGCCCCACACGAACATCGGGAAGGTGACCGTCTGGCCGGCGTTGAGGTTCGTGATGATGAAGTCGTCGAACGACAGCGAGAAGCTCAGCAGCGCCGCGGCGGCGATGCCGGGGAAAACCAGCGGGAAGGTCACCCGCCAGAAGGTCGTCCACTCGCTGGCGTAGAGGTCCATCGCAGCCTGCTCGAGGTTCTCGTCGAGGCCGGACAACCGCGCCTTGACGGTCACGATGACGAACGACAGGCAGAACATCACGTGGGCGATGAAGATCGTCCAGAAGCCCAGCCGGCCGCCGAAGCCGCCCGCGACGAACAGGGCGAGCAGCGAGGATCCCATCACGATCTCGGGGGAGGCCATCGGCAGGAAGATCACCGTGTTGGCGACCGAGCGGCCGACGAAGTCGTGCCGCACGAGGGCGAACGCCGCGAGGGTGCCGAGCAGGGTGGCCACGAGGGTGGCGAGCAGGCCGATCTCGATGCTGCGCACGACCGCCGAGCACATCCCGTCCGGACGGCACGGGTTGGCCCAGTTGCTCCAGGTGAAGTCGCGGAACGCGTAGACGTTGCGGGACTTGCTGTTGTCGTTGAAGCTCATCAGCATCACGACGGCGATCGGCACGAACATGTAGACCAGCACCAGCAGCCCGGCTGCCAGCACCAGGTGCTCGCCGATCCACCGGCCGGCGCGCTGCACCCCGTTCATACGAGCTCCTCCGTCCCGGCGGTGCGGATGTAGACCATGACCATCGCGACGATGATCGCCATCAGGATCACCGAGAGGGCGCCGGCGGTGGCGTAGTCACCGGTGCTGGTGAACAGGTTCTGGATCACGTTGCCGACCATGCGCTGGTTGGGGCTGCCCAGCAGCGCTGCGTTGATGTAGTCGCCGGCAGCCGGGATGAAGGTCAGCAGCGTGCCCGCCACGACGCCCGGCTTGGACAGCGGCAGGGTCACCTTGAGGAAGCCGCGGGTGGGGGAGGCGTAGAGGTCGCTCGCCGCCTCGATCAGCCGGCCGTCGATCTTCTCGAGGCTGGCGTACAGCGGCAGCACCATGAACGGCAGGAAGTTGTAGACCAGGCCCGCGATCACGGCGACCGGCGTGGCGAGCAGCCGGCCGTCGTCCCCGAGCACGTGCAGGAACTGCAGGGTGTCCACGACGAACCCGTCGTCGGCGAGGATCAGCTTCCACGACAGGGTGCGCACCAGGAAGCTGGTGAAGAACGGCGCGATCACCAGCACCAGCAGTAGGTTGCGCCACCGGCCGGCCTTGAACGCGATCGCGTACGCCAGCACGTAGCCCAGCACGAGGCAGATCGCCGTGGCCGCGGCGGCGTACCACAGCGAGCGGAAGAGCGGCTCCCAGAACTCGTCGAGCGCGTCGACGAAGTTCGCGAACCGGTAGTCCACGTCGTACCCGGTCAGCACCGAGCCCTTCGGGTCGAAGAGGCTGGTCGCGAGCAGCGAGTAGAACGGGATCACGAAGAACAGCGCGAGCCACAGGCCCGCGGGCAGCATCAGCCAGTAGCCGGTGAAGCGTCCCCGCCGCATGGTCTAGGCCTCCTCGATGACGCCGGCGTTCACGTCCTGGCTGGCGGGCAGCAGGAACGCGAACTCGGGTCGCCAGGACACGTCGACCTTGGTGCCCTTCTCGAGCACGGCGCGCCGGCCGGTGTTCTGCTCGAAGGACATCAGCTCCTGGCCCCACGGCATCATCACGAGGTACTGGGTGCTGACGCCGACGAAGCTGACGTCGGTGATGATGCCGCCGGTCATGTGGTTGCCGGGGGCGTCGATCGGCTCGCCGGCCGGCGCGATGAGCACCTTCTCGGGCCGGATGCCGACCCAGCCGTCGCCGGCGCGGGTGTGCGCGCGCTCAGCCGGGATGGAGACCTGGATGCCGTGCATGTCGACGCGTACGACGTCCCCGTCGGCGCTGGCGACGGTGCCGGCGACCAGGTTCGACTGGCCCAGGAAGTTGGCGACGAAGGTGGTGCGCGGGTTCTCGTACAGCTCGGCGGGGGAGCCCATCTGCTCGATCACGCCGCCGTTCATGACGGCGATCGTGTCGGCCATCGTCATCGCCTCCTCCTGGTCGTGCGTGACGTGCACGAAGGTGAGGCCGACCTCGGTCTGGATCCGCTTGAGCTCGATCTGCATCGACCGGCGCAGCTTGAGGTCGAGGGCGCCGAGCGGCTCGTCGAGCAGCAGCACCTCGGGCCGGTTGATCAGTGCCCGGGCCAGGGCGACGCGCTGCTGCTGGCCACCGGACATCTGCGGCGGCTTCTTGCTGGCCTGCGACTCGAGCTCGACCAGCGCGAGCATCTCCTTCACCTGCTGGTCGACGTCCTTGACCTTGCGCCGGCGCAGGCCGAAGGCGACGTTCTCGTGGATGTCGAGGTGCGGGAAGAGCGCGTAGTTCTGGAAGACCGTGTTGACCGGGCGGCGGTACGGCTTCTCGTAGGTGATCTCGTCGTCGCCGAGGTGGATCGTGCCGGAGGTGGGCACCTCGAGCCCGGCGACCATGCGCAGCGTCGTGGTCTTGCCACAGCCGGACGGGCCGAGCAGCGCGAAGAAGCTGCCGGCGGGGACCTCGAGGTCGAGGGAGCGCACGGCCGTGAAGGTGGCGAACTCCTTGGTGAGCGCGGTGAGCCGGAGACTCCGGCCGTTGTCAGCCGCCAATGACATCGGCGAAATCTCCTTCGTAGGCGCGGATCTGGAACTCCTCGAGGGCCATGAACGAGTGCATCGTCTTCAGCGACTCGGCGGACGGGAAGATCAGCTGGTTGTCAACGAGGCTCGGGTCGACCTTCTCCATCGCCTCCTGGGCGCCCTTGACGGGGCAGATGTACCAGACGTACGCCGCGAGCTTCGCGGCCACTTCGGGCTCGTAGTAGTAGTTGATCCACTCCTCGGCGTTGCCCTGGTGGCTCGCGAGGTTGGGGACCAGCATGTTGTCGGACCAGATCATCTGGCCCTCCTCGGGCGAGACGAAGACGAGGTTCTCGTCCTCGGCGGCCGCCACGTCGCCGGACCAGGCCTCGCAGGCCAGGATGTTCCCTGCGGAGAGGTCCTGGATGTAGTCGTTGCCGGTGAAGGCCCGGACCTGGCCGTCGTTGCGGGCCTTGCGCAACCGGTCGATGGCGTTGTCCCAGTCGTCCTGGTCGAAGTTCGCCGGGTCGGCGCCCTCGGTCAGCATGATCAGGCCCATCGTGTCGCGCATCTCGGTGAGCAGCGAGATCCGGCCGCGCAGGTCGGAGCGGGTGAGCAGCTCCTCGAAGGAGCGCACCTCCTTGACCTTCGACTTGTTGTAGGCGATGCCGGTCAGGCCGCTCTGCCAGGGCGCGGAGTACGTGCGGTCCGGGTCCCAGCCGACGTGCTGCAGCGAGTCGATCAGGTTCGCGTGGACGTTGGGGACCTTCGCCTTGTCGAGCGGCTGGATCCACCCGACCTGGATCATCCGGGCCGCCATCCAGTCGGTGAGCACGAACATGTCGCGCTTCGAGGACTGGCACGAGCCGAGCTGGTTGACGACCTTGGCGAAGAACTCGAGGTTGTCGTTGACGTCGGCGGTGTAGCTGACCTTGATGCCGGTCTTCTTCTCGAACTCGGTGAGCGTCGAGGTGTAGTCGCCGTCGTCCTCGTCGATGTAGCCCGGCCAGTTGGACACGACCAGCCGCTTGTCGGACGACGACAGGTCGCGGGTCCGGCAGGAGGCGGGATCCTGCTTGCGGTCAGGAGTGCCGAACAGCGGCAGCACGCCGAGACTGGCGCCGCCGAGCAGGACTCCGGCACCCCCTCGAAGTGCCGCCCTGCGACTCAGACGGGCATTGACCACCGATTGCACCTCCCCAGAACAGAACGTGCCGATCGTGGCATGACCCACGTCACAAGACAAGTGATTCCGAAGCCGATTAACCGGATTGCAACGGAATCCGTACGTGAGTGTTGCACCGCAGGGGCTGGCCCTGTGAGGATCGGCTCGTGTCCAAGCCGAAGTCACCGCCCCTCGACGACGTCTCGAAGGCCATCATCGCCGAGCTCCAGGAGGACGGCCGACGCTCGTACGCCGCCATCGGCAAGGCGGTCGGCCTCTCCGAGGCGGCCGTGCGCCAGCGGGTCCAGCGGCTCGTCGACAGCGGCGTGATGCAGGTCGTGGCGGTCACCGACCCCACGGAGATCGGCTTCGCCCGCCAGGCGATGATCGGGATCCGCGCGACCGGCGAGCTGGAGCCGATCGCGGACGCGCTCGCCGAGTTCACCGAGGTCGACTACGTCGTGATCACCGCCGGCTCGTTCGACCTCCTCGCCGAGGTCGTCGCGGAGAGCGACGAGCACCTGCTCGAGATCATCTCGCGCCGGATCCGGACCATCCCCGGCGTGCTGAGCACCGAGACCCTGCTCTACCTCAAGCTGCGCAAGCAGACCTACTCGTGGGGCGTGCGCTGAGTCGCGTCAATTCCTTGACGTGAGCCGGGTCACCGGCGCATGGTGGTTGCGCTATTCGAACCAGGTTGCGGATGACGCAACCACTGGTGCCTCACGGGAGGGCGATCATGGCCGAAGTGACCCCGGAGAAGTCGACCGCGCCACTGGACCGGATCACCTTCGGTGTCGCGGCCGCCCTCGTCCTCGCCTTCCTGCTCTGGGGCGCCGTGGACT
This genomic interval from Nocardioides kongjuensis contains the following:
- a CDS encoding gamma-aminobutyraldehyde dehydrogenase produces the protein MTPLRNFIDGASVDAASAATYDVVNPATGRAYTTAPASDAEDVDRAMRAAERAFETWGETTPKERQEALLRIAQAIEDRADDFVRAECENTGKPIGITTDEEMPPSVDEFRFFAGAARVLEGKSAGEYLKDHTSWIRREPIGVVGQVTPWNYPLMMAIWKIAPALAAGNTIVLKPSDTTPASTVLLAEVAAEFLPAGVLNVVCGDRSAGRALVEHKTPQLVAITGSVRAGMEVAASAATDLKRVHLELGGKAPVVVFDDADVEAAAAAIAGAGYFNAGQDCTAATRVLAGAGIHDDLVAALAEQARKTRTGLPDDPDVAYGALNNPDQLARVAGMVDRLPDHARIEAGGTRPTVAGGEGGYFYDATVVSGLRQDDEVVQNEIFGPVITVQRFSDEAEAVRFANDVQYGLSSSVWTKDHARALRMSKRLDFGVVWINTHIPFVSEMPHGGFKHSGYGKDLSMYGLEDYTRVKHVMSYHGE
- a CDS encoding aspartate aminotransferase family protein — translated: MVDATAHDALQKSAREHLWMHFTRMSSYDTADVPIIVRGDGAYVWDAQGRKYLDALGGLFVSQLGHGRTDLAEVAAKQASELAFFPLWSYAHPTAIELAEKIAGYAPGDLNRVFFTSGGGEAVESAWKLAKNYFKLVGKPGKHKVISRAIAYHGTTQGALSITGLPGLKAPFEPLVPSTFRVPNTNAYRASEITGGFLDGSDPEAFGRWAADQIAVAIENEGADTVAAVFLEPVQNAGGCFPPPPGYFQRVREICDQYDVLLVSDEVICAYGRLGHMFGAERYGYQPDIITSAKGLTSGYSPLGTMIASDRVYEPFAHGTETFLHGYTFGGHPVSTAVALKNMEIFEDEKINEGVREREGAFRGTLEKLLDLPIVGDVRGDGFFYGIELVKDKATKETFDEDESERLLRGFLSKALYDAGLYCRADDRGDPVIQLSPPLICGQEHFDEMEQKLRAVLTEAAGLL
- a CDS encoding ABC transporter permease is translated as MNGVQRAGRWIGEHLVLAAGLLVLVYMFVPIAVVMLMSFNDNSKSRNVYAFRDFTWSNWANPCRPDGMCSAVVRSIEIGLLATLVATLLGTLAAFALVRHDFVGRSVANTVIFLPMASPEIVMGSSLLALFVAGGFGGRLGFWTIFIAHVMFCLSFVIVTVKARLSGLDENLEQAAMDLYASEWTTFWRVTFPLVFPGIAAAALLSFSLSFDDFIITNLNAGQTVTFPMFVWGVAQRGIPMQVNVVGTVMFLISLFLVLTNMLLTRRRAAAS
- a CDS encoding ABC transporter permease, with translation MRRGRFTGYWLMLPAGLWLALFFVIPFYSLLATSLFDPKGSVLTGYDVDYRFANFVDALDEFWEPLFRSLWYAAAATAICLVLGYVLAYAIAFKAGRWRNLLLVLVIAPFFTSFLVRTLSWKLILADDGFVVDTLQFLHVLGDDGRLLATPVAVIAGLVYNFLPFMVLPLYASLEKIDGRLIEAASDLYASPTRGFLKVTLPLSKPGVVAGTLLTFIPAAGDYINAALLGSPNQRMVGNVIQNLFTSTGDYATAGALSVILMAIIVAMVMVYIRTAGTEELV
- a CDS encoding ABC transporter ATP-binding protein — translated: MSLAADNGRSLRLTALTKEFATFTAVRSLDLEVPAGSFFALLGPSGCGKTTTLRMVAGLEVPTSGTIHLGDDEITYEKPYRRPVNTVFQNYALFPHLDIHENVAFGLRRRKVKDVDQQVKEMLALVELESQASKKPPQMSGGQQQRVALARALINRPEVLLLDEPLGALDLKLRRSMQIELKRIQTEVGLTFVHVTHDQEEAMTMADTIAVMNGGVIEQMGSPAELYENPRTTFVANFLGQSNLVAGTVASADGDVVRVDMHGIQVSIPAERAHTRAGDGWVGIRPEKVLIAPAGEPIDAPGNHMTGGIITDVSFVGVSTQYLVMMPWGQELMSFEQNTGRRAVLEKGTKVDVSWRPEFAFLLPASQDVNAGVIEEA